A stretch of DNA from Acidovorax carolinensis:
CACGAAGCCGAAAAACAGGCCGCAGGCGCCGAGGCTGAAGGCTACCGGGAAACCCAGCAGCAGGAACATGATCAGCCCCGCAAACATGAAGGGGGCGAAATTGGTCGCGAAGAATTCCATGATAAAGATGCTCCGTGGACTCAGCGTGCGGGCGAGGCGGGTGGGGTGGTGCCCGCAGCAGCAGCGGCGGCTGCTTCCTGTTGCTGGCGCAGGATCTCGACCAGTTCCTCTTCGGACGATTTTTCGACGAGGCGGCCCATGGGGTCGGGACCCTGGCCGCGCAGGAACGCGATGCGCTTGATCAGCTCGGACCAGCCTTGCAGCATCAGCAGCGTGAAGCCCACGGGCAGCGCCGCCCACACGGGCCAGCGGATCAGGCCGCCGGGGTTGCCCGACATTTCGCCGGTCTGGTAGTTCTGGATGACCAGCGGCCAGCTCAGGTACAGCACCAGGATGCAAATCGGCGTGAGGAAGAATGCAAAGCCCACGATGTCGATCCACACCTGGACGCGCTTGGGTAGCCGGCTGTTGACCACGTCAATGCGTACATGCTCGCGGTGCAGCAAGGTAAACCCGGCTGCCACCAGGAAAGACCAGGCAAACAGGTACCACTGCGCTTCCAGGAAGGCATTGGAGCTGACCCCGAAAATCTTGCGTACCAGCGCGTTGACGGCGCTCACGGCGGTGGCCGCGAAAATGAGCCAGATGACGTACTTGCCGACAAAGGCGTTGAGTGCGTCTATGGCGCGTGAAAGTTTGAGTAAGGCCTGCATGGGCGTCTCCAATCAGAAAGCTTTGCGTGCGACATGCCCGCCCGGTCGCCAAGGGGCGCACGGGATCAGCAAATTTTGACAACCGCGCGATTCTACGGAGCACTGTAGGCGGAGGCTGACGGCAGCGTGACGGTGTTATCCCTCGGCAGTGGCTTGTCTGGAAGCTTCCAAAAGCATAGCAATCAGGGTTTCTGCCTAGCGCTGGCGCCCCGTTTGCGACCGCTGAATCGCCACCATGGCAGCACCGTGCTCATGGCCAGCACTTCGCCGCAATGCAAGGGGGTGTAGCCCGGCAGTGCCCGCATGTGCGCCAGCCACTCGGGTGTCTGCAGCAGGTTGCGCAATGCCAGCGTGGCGGGCTGGTCCAGCGTGGACTTGAGGCAGGCGAGGTGGTAGCGCTCATGCACCAGGGGCACAAAATCCAGCCCCGGACATGGGCAGCCAGCGCAATACCCATGCCCACGTCGGCCGCGCCGGCCGCCACGGCCTGCGCCACGGCGCCGTGTGATGGCTCGTTCAGGTCATAGCCGGTGATGTCTTCGGGCGTGAGCCCGGCCATGGCCAGCAGGTCGCCCAGCAGCACCCGTGTGCCGGTGCCCAGTGGCCGGTTGACAAACCGGGCGCCGGTGCGCGCCACGTCGGCCAGGGTGTGCAGTTGCAGCGGATTGCCGCGCGCAACGATCAGCCCCTGGGTGCGCCGCGCAAAGCCAATGATCTTGTGCCGTCCCGGTTGCAGCAGCGGGCGGTAGGTGCGCGCCGCCAGCGAATCGGCAGCGGGGTCTTCCAGCGTGTGGAATCCTGCCAGCGTGCACCGGCCTTCGTTGAGCGCACGGATGGCGTCCACACTGCCGGTGAAGCGGATATCGAGGTGCAGCGCGCCGCCTTCGCCGGGCGTGGCGGCGTGGGCGCGCAGCGCGCCCAGGGCGTCGTCGTGGCTGGCATACATGGTGAGCACATGGGTGCTGTCGTCAAACGCCACGGCAAAGGCGCGCTCGAGGTCCGCGTGCAGCGCGGCAATCTGCGGTGCCAGGCGCGCCTGGGCCTGGCGCTCGGCCCACAGCAGCTTGGTGCCGAACTCGCTGAGCTGCGCCGACTGGCCCTTGCCCCAGGTGACGAGCTCGCCGCCGAGCTGGTCTTCCCAGCGCTTGAGGGCGCCCCACACATGGC
This window harbors:
- a CDS encoding TRAP transporter small permease subunit, coding for MQALLKLSRAIDALNAFVGKYVIWLIFAATAVSAVNALVRKIFGVSSNAFLEAQWYLFAWSFLVAAGFTLLHREHVRIDVVNSRLPKRVQVWIDIVGFAFFLTPICILVLYLSWPLVIQNYQTGEMSGNPGGLIRWPVWAALPVGFTLLMLQGWSELIKRIAFLRGQGPDPMGRLVEKSSEEELVEILRQQQEAAAAAAAGTTPPASPAR